From Achromobacter spanius, a single genomic window includes:
- a CDS encoding terminase large subunit yields MAWTTACPDWAERLRARQSIIPPPIYPDQAEYALGIFKQLKVVDLAQVYDEAIGAYRHQTFGECSEEWVFDFVRAIFGGYDAATGKQRIREYGLLISKKNTKSTIAAGIMLTAVIICWRQEEEHLILAPTKEVADNSFKPAAAMIRADEELSDMFHVQDHIRTITHRTTRNSLKVVAADTDTVSGKKSGRILVDELWLFGKRANAVAMFLEALGGQISRDEGWVIYLTTQSDDPPAGVFKEKLAYWRDVRDGRVVDPKTLGILYEFPEEMVEAKAYLDPANFYITNPNLGRSVSAEWLGDQLKLLQARTDGAFQQFLAKHLNVEIGLNLRSDRWAGADHWLKRGKRVLTLRALMERSEVVTAGIDGGGLDDLLGLAFLGRERGTGNWLHWARAWAHPSVLERRKEIEPRLRDFERAGELVIVKQIGDDTAELAALIRQVYDAGLFPEKCGIGADQNGVTFNDALVEAEIPEELIVGVSQGWKLGGIIKTVERKLAEGTFVHGDQALMAWSVGNARIELRANGILITKQASGTAKIDPLMATFDAAQLMVLNPEASGRSVYESRGIRFI; encoded by the coding sequence ATGGCCTGGACAACCGCGTGCCCTGATTGGGCGGAACGCCTGCGCGCGCGACAGTCGATCATTCCGCCGCCGATCTACCCCGACCAGGCCGAATATGCGCTCGGCATCTTCAAGCAGCTCAAGGTCGTAGATCTGGCGCAGGTCTACGACGAGGCCATCGGGGCGTACCGACACCAGACCTTCGGGGAGTGCTCCGAAGAATGGGTATTCGACTTTGTGCGGGCGATCTTCGGCGGATATGACGCCGCCACCGGCAAGCAACGGATCCGGGAATATGGCCTGTTGATCAGCAAGAAGAACACGAAATCGACTATTGCCGCCGGCATCATGCTGACGGCGGTAATCATCTGCTGGCGCCAGGAAGAGGAACACTTGATCCTGGCCCCGACCAAGGAAGTCGCAGACAACAGCTTCAAGCCAGCAGCCGCGATGATTCGGGCGGACGAGGAACTGTCCGACATGTTCCACGTTCAGGACCACATCCGCACCATCACTCACCGGACGACGCGCAATAGCCTCAAGGTGGTGGCCGCCGACACCGATACGGTATCGGGCAAGAAGTCCGGTCGCATCTTGGTCGATGAATTGTGGCTATTCGGCAAGCGCGCTAACGCGGTGGCGATGTTCCTGGAGGCGCTCGGCGGCCAAATATCGCGTGATGAAGGCTGGGTAATCTACCTGACCACACAGAGCGACGATCCGCCGGCGGGTGTCTTCAAAGAAAAGCTCGCCTACTGGCGCGACGTGCGAGACGGGCGGGTGGTCGATCCGAAGACGCTGGGCATCCTGTACGAGTTTCCGGAAGAAATGGTCGAGGCAAAAGCCTATCTCGACCCGGCCAACTTCTACATCACCAATCCGAACCTCGGCCGCTCGGTCAGCGCCGAATGGTTGGGGGATCAGCTCAAGCTATTGCAGGCCAGAACGGACGGAGCATTCCAACAATTCCTTGCCAAGCATCTGAATGTCGAGATTGGGCTGAACCTGCGTTCTGACCGTTGGGCGGGTGCTGATCACTGGCTAAAGCGGGGGAAGCGCGTACTGACACTTCGCGCGCTGATGGAGCGTTCCGAAGTTGTCACGGCCGGTATCGACGGCGGCGGCCTGGATGACCTGCTGGGCCTGGCATTTCTAGGGCGCGAGCGTGGGACGGGAAACTGGCTGCATTGGGCGCGAGCCTGGGCACACCCGTCTGTTCTGGAGCGCCGCAAAGAGATTGAGCCCAGGTTGCGCGATTTCGAACGGGCTGGCGAGTTGGTCATAGTCAAGCAGATCGGCGATGACACCGCAGAACTGGCGGCCCTCATCCGCCAGGTGTATGACGCGGGTTTGTTCCCCGAGAAATGTGGAATCGGTGCCGACCAAAACGGCGTGACCTTCAATGACGCGCTGGTAGAGGCTGAAATCCCCGAGGAATTGATCGTCGGTGTGTCGCAGGGCTGGAAGCTGGGCGGCATCATCAAGACAGTGGAGCGCAAGCTTGCCGAAGGCACCTTCGTACATGGCGATCAGGCTCTGATGGCTTGGTCTGTGGGCAATGCTCGTATCGAACTGCGCGCCAACGGCATCTTGATTACCAAGCAGGCCAGCGGCACCGCAAAGATTGATCCCTTGATGGCGACATTCGATGCGGCGCAATTGATGGTCCTTAATCCCGAGGCCTCCGGCCGGTCGGTATACGAGTCCCGCGGGATTCGATTTATCTGA
- a CDS encoding phage tail protein: MSAVTNGVDPTATTATPPTSGDVLVLASGWPALANSVFRASDVTADGFKIEGADTEDLRLYPAGQGAGTFRKVNDWVSLDQITDVQITGGEQQYHTYQYTEDPTGKQQQKPTVKTPTVLTYTVDYDRKKPWYKALINADRLREPVVLETTYPDGSVTYYYGYPSFRKEATGGQNVNLQNTFTLSLVADTVTYDEA, encoded by the coding sequence ATGAGCGCTGTAACGAACGGGGTAGACCCGACGGCGACGACCGCCACCCCGCCCACTTCCGGCGACGTGCTGGTATTAGCCTCGGGTTGGCCGGCGCTCGCCAACTCGGTGTTCCGCGCCTCGGACGTGACGGCCGATGGATTCAAGATTGAAGGTGCCGACACCGAAGACTTGCGCCTTTATCCGGCGGGACAGGGCGCCGGCACGTTCCGCAAGGTAAATGACTGGGTCAGCCTGGACCAAATCACCGACGTACAGATCACCGGGGGCGAGCAGCAGTACCACACGTACCAGTACACCGAGGACCCGACGGGTAAGCAACAGCAGAAGCCGACGGTCAAAACCCCGACGGTGCTGACCTACACGGTCGATTACGACCGCAAGAAGCCCTGGTACAAGGCGCTCATCAATGCCGACCGTCTGCGCGAGCCGGTGGTTCTGGAAACGACCTATCCGGATGGCAGCGTCACGTACTACTACGGCTATCCCTCTTTCCGCAAGGAAGCCACCGGCGGCCAGAACGTCAACCTGCAGAACACCTTCACGCTGTCGCTGGTTGCCGACACCGTGACCTACGACGAGGCCTAA
- a CDS encoding head maturation protease, ClpP-related, translated as MSLLQLPEIKADARLGAADFDLRPDALERWAPQVRAAAADEDATISIYDAIGDTWDGSGVTVKRIQAALRSVGARDVTVNVNSPGGNFFEGVAIYNALREHKAKVTVKVLGLAASAASVIAMAGDEILMGQGSFLMIHNAWAVAIGNRHDLIDAAAKLEPFDEAMAQVYAARTGMTPKQAAALMDKETWIGADQAVEDGFATGLLDGTAVTEQPQSSGERRALAQVEAAMARAGYSRSSRRDTFKALFSGKPSAATTTTPCAGDDVAALLQTTLTTLRG; from the coding sequence ATGAGCCTGCTGCAACTGCCTGAGATCAAGGCGGATGCCCGCCTTGGTGCTGCCGACTTCGATCTGCGTCCAGACGCACTGGAGCGGTGGGCGCCGCAAGTCCGCGCCGCAGCGGCGGACGAAGACGCCACCATTTCGATCTACGACGCCATCGGAGATACCTGGGATGGCAGCGGCGTGACGGTCAAGCGCATTCAGGCCGCGTTGCGTTCCGTCGGCGCCCGAGACGTGACGGTGAATGTCAACTCGCCTGGCGGCAATTTCTTTGAAGGAGTGGCGATCTATAACGCGCTGCGCGAGCACAAGGCCAAGGTCACGGTCAAGGTGTTGGGCTTGGCTGCGTCAGCGGCGTCGGTAATTGCGATGGCGGGCGATGAAATCCTGATGGGTCAGGGATCGTTCCTGATGATCCATAACGCCTGGGCAGTAGCCATCGGGAACCGCCACGACCTGATCGACGCAGCCGCGAAGCTGGAGCCGTTTGACGAGGCGATGGCACAGGTTTATGCGGCTCGAACGGGCATGACGCCGAAACAGGCCGCAGCCCTCATGGACAAAGAAACCTGGATCGGCGCGGATCAGGCGGTCGAGGATGGCTTCGCCACAGGGCTGCTGGATGGCACCGCAGTCACCGAGCAGCCGCAATCGAGCGGCGAACGGCGGGCCCTGGCCCAGGTGGAGGCGGCCATGGCTCGCGCCGGATACAGCCGCTCGTCTCGCCGCGACACCTTCAAAGCACTTTTCTCCGGCAAGCCGAGCGCTGCCACAACCACCACGCCGTGCGCTGGTGACGACGTAGCAGCCCTGCTGCAAACCACACTTACAACCCTGCGAGGTTAA
- a CDS encoding phage portal protein has translation MKLLDRFLGGSADESAPEAGPRLEPTIALESAQASAQPRGQAFRGLDDPALLEYIRSGDYNSRVESLRNMAALRCVSLIVTSLGMLPLNLIRNDASKAPAKDHPGYRLMKLKPNGWQTPFEFKSMMQLHVLQQGNAYARVIWSAGRPIALVPMALGSVKAELVGWEMRYTYTRPDGQQIKLSQKEVFHLRDITIDGVEGLGRMKLARDAIALARDAERAAGRVFRTGNLAGGAVEVPKALSDTAYGRMRSSLDTDFAGADNAERWMLLEEGAKANKFKATAAEAQHNENRNTQIEEVARAFGVPRPLLMMDDTSWGSGIEQLGIFFVQYGLQFWFTAWEQAAMRTFLTDEELDEFAYKFNERALMRGTLKDQADYFAKASGAGGHAPWMWQNEIRELSDLAASDDPQANKLRDPITQKGKPNEPAATA, from the coding sequence ATGAAATTACTGGACCGCTTTCTGGGCGGCTCGGCGGACGAGTCGGCGCCTGAAGCCGGCCCACGCCTTGAGCCCACCATTGCGCTAGAAAGCGCGCAGGCGTCGGCGCAGCCCAGGGGGCAGGCGTTCCGAGGCTTGGATGATCCAGCGCTGCTGGAATACATCCGCAGCGGCGACTACAACAGCCGGGTCGAGTCGCTACGGAACATGGCCGCACTGCGGTGCGTGTCGCTGATCGTCACTTCACTTGGCATGTTGCCGCTCAACCTGATTCGAAACGACGCATCCAAGGCGCCAGCGAAAGACCACCCGGGATATCGGCTGATGAAGCTCAAGCCGAATGGGTGGCAAACGCCCTTCGAATTCAAAAGCATGATGCAGCTGCATGTCCTGCAGCAAGGCAATGCCTACGCCAGGGTTATCTGGTCAGCTGGCAGACCGATCGCCCTGGTGCCAATGGCGCTCGGGTCCGTCAAGGCCGAGCTTGTGGGTTGGGAGATGCGTTACACGTACACCCGGCCGGATGGCCAGCAGATAAAGCTATCCCAGAAGGAGGTGTTCCACCTGCGGGATATCACCATTGATGGGGTGGAGGGGCTAGGCCGCATGAAGCTCGCGCGCGATGCCATCGCACTGGCGCGTGACGCCGAGCGCGCCGCTGGCCGCGTGTTTCGGACGGGCAACCTGGCCGGCGGCGCGGTGGAGGTCCCCAAGGCGCTTTCTGATACGGCCTATGGTCGAATGCGCAGCTCGCTGGATACGGACTTTGCCGGAGCCGACAACGCAGAGCGCTGGATGCTGCTGGAGGAAGGCGCCAAGGCGAACAAGTTCAAGGCCACGGCAGCCGAAGCGCAGCATAACGAGAACCGAAATACGCAAATCGAAGAAGTAGCGCGTGCCTTTGGCGTGCCGCGGCCGCTCTTGATGATGGACGACACCAGTTGGGGGTCGGGCATTGAGCAGCTTGGGATCTTCTTCGTGCAGTACGGGCTGCAGTTCTGGTTTACGGCGTGGGAACAAGCGGCGATGCGCACCTTCCTGACCGATGAGGAACTGGACGAGTTTGCCTACAAGTTCAACGAGCGGGCGCTGATGCGCGGCACGTTGAAGGACCAGGCCGACTATTTCGCCAAAGCGTCAGGCGCTGGCGGCCATGCTCCGTGGATGTGGCAGAACGAGATCCGGGAGCTGTCTGACCTCGCGGCGAGCGATGACCCGCAGGCAAACAAGCTGCGCGACCCCATCACCCAAAAAGGAAAACCCAATGAGCCTGCTGCAACTGCCTGA
- a CDS encoding phage major capsid protein — MKQQSNARVPRGLVSVRADAGSPGEVKALIEQLNQAFATFKDEHSKQLDEVKKGTHDALQAFKVEKINADISRLQSAIDDANMKIASAQMGDGAGQRLKDSEYSDAFNAHFKKGDVQAALNKGAAEEGGYLAPVEWDRTITDKLVLVSPMRQLATVQPVSGAGLTKLFNMGGTASGWVGETAARPQTNTAGFASLGFGWGEIYANPAATQQLLDDSAINLESWLAGEVETEFSKQEGLAFVSGNGTNKPFGILTYVEGGANAAKHPFGAIKVVNSGAAAAITSDGIIDLIYDLPSAFTGNARFAMNRKTQGQVRKLKDGQGNYLWQPSFVAGQPATVGGFPLTEVPDMPDAVAGATPVLFGDFKRTYTIFDRVGVRVLRDPYTNKPYVLFYTTKRVGGGVHNPEPMRAMTIAAG, encoded by the coding sequence ATGAAGCAACAATCCAATGCCCGCGTCCCCCGCGGGCTGGTTTCCGTACGCGCCGACGCCGGCAGCCCGGGTGAGGTGAAGGCCCTCATCGAACAGCTGAACCAAGCGTTCGCCACGTTCAAAGACGAACACTCCAAGCAGCTGGATGAGGTCAAGAAGGGCACGCATGATGCACTTCAGGCCTTCAAGGTCGAAAAGATCAACGCGGACATCTCCCGGCTTCAATCGGCCATCGACGACGCCAATATGAAAATCGCGTCGGCGCAGATGGGCGACGGCGCCGGCCAGCGCCTGAAGGACTCCGAATACAGCGACGCCTTCAACGCGCACTTCAAAAAGGGAGACGTGCAGGCGGCGCTGAACAAGGGGGCCGCAGAAGAAGGCGGCTATCTCGCTCCGGTGGAGTGGGATCGCACCATTACCGACAAGCTGGTGCTGGTTTCGCCCATGCGGCAACTGGCGACCGTACAACCGGTATCCGGCGCCGGCCTGACCAAGCTCTTCAACATGGGCGGTACGGCATCTGGCTGGGTGGGCGAGACTGCGGCGCGTCCGCAGACCAACACGGCTGGTTTCGCTTCGCTCGGCTTTGGTTGGGGCGAAATCTACGCCAACCCCGCCGCGACGCAGCAACTGCTCGACGATTCGGCGATCAATCTGGAAAGCTGGCTCGCAGGTGAAGTGGAAACCGAGTTTTCCAAGCAGGAGGGCCTGGCTTTCGTTTCGGGCAACGGCACCAACAAGCCCTTCGGGATCCTGACCTATGTCGAAGGCGGCGCCAACGCGGCCAAGCATCCGTTCGGCGCGATCAAGGTGGTGAACAGCGGCGCGGCGGCAGCCATCACGTCGGACGGCATCATTGATCTCATCTACGACCTGCCCTCGGCATTCACGGGCAACGCACGCTTTGCCATGAACCGCAAAACCCAGGGCCAGGTCCGCAAGTTGAAGGATGGTCAAGGCAACTACCTGTGGCAGCCGTCCTTCGTCGCCGGTCAACCCGCCACCGTGGGTGGCTTCCCTCTGACCGAAGTGCCCGACATGCCGGATGCGGTGGCCGGAGCAACGCCGGTGCTGTTCGGCGACTTCAAGCGCACGTACACCATCTTCGACCGCGTGGGCGTACGGGTGTTGCGCGATCCGTACACGAACAAGCCCTACGTTCTCTTCTATACGACCAAGCGTGTCGGCGGCGGAGTGCATAACCCCGAGCCGATGCGTGCCATGACGATCGCTGCGGGCTAA
- a CDS encoding DUF3168 domain-containing protein — MTLEAKLKALLGPLVEGRAYPDVTPDKPVFPLIVYQGAGGQEQWYVERKRREKRHQRVQVFVWAATRAQASDIADQIGTALCESDFPAVEPYGSPTSLYEEAIKKYGTRQDFGIWFLPI; from the coding sequence ATGACACTTGAGGCCAAGTTGAAAGCGCTGCTGGGGCCGCTGGTCGAAGGACGCGCGTATCCGGATGTCACGCCTGACAAGCCTGTGTTCCCGCTCATCGTCTACCAAGGCGCCGGCGGGCAAGAACAGTGGTACGTGGAGCGCAAACGGCGCGAGAAGCGGCATCAGCGCGTGCAGGTTTTCGTATGGGCCGCCACGCGGGCGCAGGCGAGCGACATTGCTGACCAAATCGGCACCGCCTTGTGCGAAAGCGACTTTCCTGCTGTTGAGCCGTATGGCTCGCCCACGAGCCTCTACGAAGAGGCAATCAAGAAGTACGGCACCCGCCAAGACTTCGGTATCTGGTTCCTTCCAATCTGA
- a CDS encoding phage gp6-like head-tail connector protein yields the protein MPLLTPEECIAHCNADPADASLLADLLAAAESAVAGHLNRAFFSAQADLIAAQDALPKAAGDAQDAYEAAMAAAADLVNPAARQMATALATERLKEAKIGFQRVLFGVVASPRVRAAVRLTLGNLYANREEVVVGASAARLPQGVPELLRADRREMMP from the coding sequence ATGCCGCTGCTGACGCCTGAAGAGTGCATTGCTCATTGCAACGCCGATCCGGCGGACGCGTCATTGCTGGCCGACTTGCTCGCCGCTGCCGAAAGCGCAGTGGCAGGCCATCTCAACCGCGCATTCTTTTCGGCGCAAGCCGACCTCATTGCCGCGCAGGACGCGCTGCCGAAGGCCGCCGGCGACGCGCAGGACGCGTATGAGGCAGCCATGGCGGCCGCGGCGGATCTTGTCAACCCGGCTGCGCGCCAAATGGCAACCGCACTTGCGACGGAGCGGTTGAAGGAAGCGAAGATCGGCTTTCAGCGCGTGCTGTTCGGCGTGGTGGCGTCACCCCGTGTCAGGGCCGCGGTGCGGCTGACGCTCGGCAATCTGTATGCCAACCGCGAAGAGGTGGTTGTCGGTGCAAGCGCGGCTCGGCTTCCCCAAGGGGTGCCGGAACTCCTGCGCGCAGACAGGCGGGAGATGATGCCATGA
- a CDS encoding head-tail adaptor protein produces MRAGTLRTRIRIERREDGQDDAGQPNGPWVEVATVPADPRGQTGMGAITRNQENIGASINAYSFRIRFRRGIDQGMRVLELYDGQPVGEPFDIKNVRMDLARRQWTDLICEQGGSDG; encoded by the coding sequence ATGAGGGCCGGGACGCTGCGCACCAGAATTCGGATCGAACGGCGGGAAGATGGGCAAGACGACGCGGGGCAGCCGAATGGACCCTGGGTGGAAGTTGCAACAGTACCGGCAGATCCTCGCGGTCAGACCGGTATGGGCGCCATTACACGCAATCAGGAAAACATTGGCGCGTCCATCAACGCATACAGTTTCCGGATCCGGTTCCGCCGCGGCATCGACCAGGGGATGCGCGTCCTTGAGCTGTACGACGGGCAGCCGGTGGGCGAACCCTTCGACATCAAAAATGTGCGGATGGACCTTGCGCGACGGCAGTGGACGGACTTGATCTGCGAGCAGGGGGGCAGTGATGGCTAA
- a CDS encoding HK97 gp10 family phage protein — protein MAKGLQASFDTSGWAAGLDRLLGPARVSLARSMAVAGGEVLRDEAKERAPRSGQGAVGEFGPRIPLAETIYLAFRERYSGDKEVKYAVTWNKSKAPHGHLVEFGHWQIYPVIKKADGTYVTDKRRKLATPKWVPASPFLRPAYEAASPRAQAAMIQRGRQRLPELLAGQGVNDDT, from the coding sequence ATGGCTAAGGGGCTTCAAGCAAGTTTCGACACATCCGGCTGGGCGGCGGGCTTGGATCGGCTGCTGGGGCCCGCACGGGTCAGCCTGGCGCGCTCGATGGCGGTTGCTGGCGGCGAGGTGCTGCGGGATGAGGCCAAGGAACGGGCACCCCGCAGCGGTCAGGGAGCCGTCGGGGAGTTCGGGCCGAGAATCCCTTTGGCAGAGACGATCTATCTGGCCTTCCGCGAAAGGTACTCGGGCGACAAGGAGGTCAAGTATGCCGTCACCTGGAACAAAAGCAAGGCGCCGCACGGGCACCTTGTGGAGTTCGGGCACTGGCAGATCTATCCGGTGATCAAGAAGGCCGACGGAACCTATGTGACCGACAAGCGCCGCAAGCTTGCAACTCCGAAATGGGTACCGGCCTCGCCATTCCTCCGGCCGGCGTACGAAGCCGCTTCGCCTCGTGCGCAAGCGGCAATGATCCAGCGCGGGCGGCAGCGCCTGCCTGAGCTTCTGGCGGGGCAGGGAGTGAACGATGACACTTGA